Proteins from one Odocoileus virginianus isolate 20LAN1187 ecotype Illinois unplaced genomic scaffold, Ovbor_1.2 Unplaced_Scaffold_22, whole genome shotgun sequence genomic window:
- the RAB9B gene encoding ras-related protein Rab-9B isoform X2, protein MGGGAGPAPSSGGRERETLRGGSGGRERQLSGYRGPSCTCHPVEDEEAAGAVTVSPRNRIAGTEGSPAWPPRPSPASLPLCWAVYSGRSGLGTVPNCFLVCLQAHSPRAVVVRRG, encoded by the exons ATGGGAGGCGGCgcgggccccgccccctcctctggCGGGCGCGAGCGCGAGACGCTgcgcggcggcagcggcgggcgCGAGCGGCAGCTGTCAGGCTACCGAGGTCCAAGCTGCACTTGCCACCCCGTTGAGGACGAGGAGGCGGCAGGAGCGGTGACGGTGTCGCCGCGGAACCGGATTGCCGGCACGGAGGGCTCACCGGCCTGGCCCCCACGGCCCTCTCCCGCCTCGCTCCCATTGTGTTGG GCTGTCTACTCAGGAAGAAGTGGCCTGGGGACAGTGCCAAATTGCTTTCTAGTTTGCCTTCAGGCTCATAGCCCCAGAGCCGTCGTTGTGAGGAGAGGTTAG